The genomic region TTCCAACCCTTATGTCAGCCTTATATCTAACCTCCTGCAAATTAACTTTTACTTCGCCCTCCGTCTCGATATTGGCCAAGTCAACAATTGGAAATTTCTCTGGTTCTCCGGAGTGTACGCTCAGGTTTTTTCCGAGGACTTTTCCTTTGCAGTTCAGCTGAAAAGGGTACATTTCTCCTTCGCAGGGAAGGCTGCCGCTCAGATCAAGGTGAAGAGGCGTTTTTGGTACTGTGAGGTTGAGCAATAGCTGTTGCAGCTCTAACTGTGAAATGTTGACGGAAGTTGAGAATTTCCAAGTCTTATTTGTATCAAAGACAGTTTTATGCAGGATGACTGTGCCTGCATTGTTGCTGATATTTAAACGTTCAAGAAGCAGGTTTTCTTTTGAGAGACTGCCATTTGTAGTCAGAGTTCCGAGAACGAAACTGTCTATTTCTACTCCAGTTGCCTGAGTTCGGAATTGAATGTTCGGGTAGACATTTTGAACCCAATTAAGATCTAAATCTAAGTCGATGGATCCCCTGAGTCGCGGAAGTCTTATCTTTTCCAAATAATCCTGAACCAGTAGACGCACCTCTGGCAAGGAGAAATGAGAGCGGCTGCTCATCTTACCTGATTCAAAATTTGCTTTGGCCAGTTTGCCATTGAGGTACCCGGAGGCGACAAAATAGGAAGATTGTTTTCTCAATTTAAGTGCTGAAATCTGCAAATTTTCGTCATCGATCAAAAATCTACTTTCAAAACTGAAATCAAGCGGTGCCAAACCTTCCTTCCGTAAATTGACATTGGGAAAGTTAGCTTCAATAAGGAATGCATCGAACATGTTAGTCATGACAAAGGAAGCTTTTTCTAACTGTATTTGAGCCTTGTCTCCAGGAGATCGAGCCTTTAACTCGAGATCAGTGATAATGAGTTTATCAATTGGGATCGTGGAGAGCGCTCTTATTTGAATATCAAGCCTGGGGTGTTTGGCTGCGCTCTTTTGTTCACCTTCTGGACCAAAAAGATGTGGGAGAAGAATGTTTAAGTTGGGATGGTCGAAGATCACCTCAGCCAGACGAAATTGTCCACGAAACAGTGCTATCCAATTGAGTTTAATTCGCAATTCCTTGATATAAGAGGGTGAAAAAGACGGAGCCAGAGGCGGTTTCGGAATGATTCTGACTCCCTCAAAAATGAGCTGAGGGGGAAAGAGTCCGAACCCGAGTCTCTCGGGCCAGACCCTTGCCGATGTGTGCTTCTGGGATTGATTCTCTATTTCAACAAGTAACCATGATTTGATGCGGGGCAAATGGTATCGGTAGGAGAACCCGAGCAAAAAGAAAAATGCGGCAAAGACTGCTGAAGAAATAAGCCATTTACGCCATTTCTGGATAAATACCCAGCTCATCGTGCCCCTTCTGTCCACTCCGTAAGAAGTGTTTGGGCAGATCGATAATTCGGACGTATCTCAATTATACTCTGAAGGATTTCCACTGCGGCTGTGTGTTGGCCAAGTCCGTGCAAGGCATGTGCTCTTGTGTAGGCAGCTGAGAAGCTTGTTTCGGGGTCATCCGAGTGGATCATCTCTGTTTGATCAACTTCGGAGAGGCAATCAACGAAAAGTCGACAATGAATAAGAATATCCAGTCTGAGCCAATCTCGATTTTTGGAAGGAGGCGCCAAGCTAAGAATCTGAAGAGCTTGCTCCCAGGCTTCCGCGAAGATGAAAAATATAGTGAACATGTAAGCCATCTCAGGTCGGGCCTCCGAGATTTTCTTGGCTGTGGTAAGCCAAGAATCTAAAAGTGCGGTTTCATTTTCAGTCCATTTAATGGCCATCCGTGCTTCAGATGTTGGATTTAGGTAATTCTGATTACTGGTCGACAAGATGTTGCGTGCCCAGCGCTCCTTAAAACCAATTTGATAAGCCTGAATTTCTTGATCCTCTGGGAACATGTTCAAGAGGGACTCAAGAATTCGCTCTTCTTCTTCAATCATACGGTGGTTGGCGAGAAAACCCAATTTTTCCTTGAGTGTATTTTTCTTCTGAAGAATTTCGTCTTGGAGGCGTTTGCGGAGTTCATCTCTTAATTTTTGAAACCTCGTGTCGTAATTGTCCCAGCCGTGGGACAGAATTAGGTTTTCAAGCATTTGATGTTTCAGAGCCCCTTCAAAGATGGCGTTAAGGACTTCGCGATTTGGCTTCACATCGTTGCGGCTCATGATTTCGATAAGGGCTAGCCAGGATGTCGGACGGTCATTTTGCAACCGCTTCAGCAGAGTGTTAAACAGCAATTTAAGATAACCCGACTGGAGCAGAAAGCTCATTATCGCCAATTCATGGGCGATTGGAAGTTCAGATTTTTCAAGGCGATCAGAGAGGATCTCCGCCACTTTTTCTGTATTTGACCAGCGTTTCAATAGCTCGCTGATCTCCCTCTCTATCTTCTGTTCCAATTGGCCTCCATCTTCTCCCTCTATATTATCCTCTCAAGAAGGGATATCGGCGAGACCTGACGTCAGGCATTAAGGCCACCGAAAGTGCCGCGGGATTTGATTTATTTTAATAAACCAATTCTCTCAGCAAGCGGGAAAAAAATGCCGAGCCTGAAGGCTGGTGCCTGGAAAGCGCGGCCAGCCATACCTCACGCCGGGCTAGTCATTTACTCGGCCAACGTAGTCACCCGTTCGCGTATCAATTTTGAGCTGGTCACCCTCATTGATGTGCAAAGGTACCTGCACAATGTAACCTGTTTGCAGTTTGGCGGGCTTGTAAGTGTTAGTTACCGTATTGCCTTTATGGCCGGGATCTGTTTGCGCTACCTTGAGAACGACCGAGTTGGGAAGTTCAACACCGACGGCACGATCATTGTAAATGCAAACATTCACTTCCATGTTTTCGAGGAGATATCGAGGAGCATCACCGAGAACGTCCTCATTTAAGGCAAACTGTTCAAAAGAAGTCTGATCCATGAAATTGTATCCAGTCTCGTCTTTGTATAGAAAATTCATTGTCTGAAAATGGACGTCTGGTACCGTGAATTTTTCTCCCGATTTAATCGTTCGTTCCAAATTAGAACCAGTGATGAGATGTCTCAATTTTGTCCGAGTAAACTGATTGCCTTTGCCTGGTTTTACATGTTGGAAATCCACTATGGAATAAGGTTCGTTGTCGACGAGAATCTTCATTCCCTTTTTGAAATCGCTCGTTGCCACCATAAGTTACCACCTTGAATGAGAATCATTGCTTTTAAATGAAGCAGACCTCAAAGTAAACAAAAGATCAATCATTTGGCTCAGATTCGGGACTCTCGAGAAGTCGACACATGATGAAGAAGCTCCTTTAGGAACTGAACTTTTTCGTCTTTGCTCTGATTTTCTCTGTTCTTTAAAGGGCGACTTGAGGAAATTGATTCGGGGCCTTCTTTTGTGTTGTCCGCAGAACTGGGATTCAGAAGCTTGAAACGTTTTATGATTTCATCGTGTTGGCCAAACTGCCTCTCGGCCTCTGCGAGGACTTGTCGTGCCTGATCGAGATCGTTGCGGACCAAAAAAGCATCAGCGAGGGAGATGATCCGCTCCAGAGTTTTGAGCTTTGTGGAATCTAAAAAAGGCTTTGTGGAAGGCTCTATCAATGGAATCAAAGGAGTTGCAGTATTTTCTCGTTGCCGCACAGCTTCCTTCAGGGGTTGCATAGCAAAAAGATCAGCTTCATACTCATCCGCCGTCAAACTCTCAAGTTTTTTAACGGCATTTTGGGCTTTCACATTGCTGGGTTGAAGAAAGAGGAGCATTTTGAAGGCTTTGAGTGCGCCTTTCGGATCTTTGAGTCGAAGGAGAAGCTCAGCTAAAGTTGACTGGGCTAAAATATTTT from Bdellovibrionales bacterium harbors:
- a CDS encoding flavodoxin family protein, which translates into the protein MEQKIEREISELLKRWSNTEKVAEILSDRLEKSELPIAHELAIMSFLLQSGYLKLLFNTLLKRLQNDRPTSWLALIEIMSRNDVKPNREVLNAIFEGALKHQMLENLILSHGWDNYDTRFQKLRDELRKRLQDEILQKKNTLKEKLGFLANHRMIEEEERILESLLNMFPEDQEIQAYQIGFKERWARNILSTSNQNYLNPTSEARMAIKWTENETALLDSWLTTAKKISEARPEMAYMFTIFFIFAEAWEQALQILSLAPPSKNRDWLRLDILIHCRLFVDCLSEVDQTEMIHSDDPETSFSAAYTRAHALHGLGQHTAAVEILQSIIEIRPNYRSAQTLLTEWTEGAR
- the efp gene encoding elongation factor P; translation: MVATSDFKKGMKILVDNEPYSIVDFQHVKPGKGNQFTRTKLRHLITGSNLERTIKSGEKFTVPDVHFQTMNFLYKDETGYNFMDQTSFEQFALNEDVLGDAPRYLLENMEVNVCIYNDRAVGVELPNSVVLKVAQTDPGHKGNTVTNTYKPAKLQTGYIVQVPLHINEGDQLKIDTRTGDYVGRVND
- a CDS encoding tetratricopeptide repeat protein, giving the protein MDDISPEFIERYQLIYEKNPKSKIFAPLSEAYRKMGLLKEALEVAQSGVSLHPDFAGGHVALGRIFIDQENWIEAARQFRTATELSPENILAQSTLAELLLRLKDPKGALKAFKMLLFLQPSNVKAQNAVKKLESLTADEYEADLFAMQPLKEAVRQRENTATPLIPLIEPSTKPFLDSTKLKTLERIISLADAFLVRNDLDQARQVLAEAERQFGQHDEIIKRFKLLNPSSADNTKEGPESISSSRPLKNRENQSKDEKVQFLKELLHHVSTSRESRI